ACGGTAATTGCCGTTCCTACATCCATCACAAAAAATGCATTTTTTGCTTTTTCTGCTGCGCCTACCATTGCAAGCCATCGATCAACGCCCATTTTTTGTTCGTTGTCGTAACTATTTTTAATACCGAAGGCTTCTTTTTCTGTGTGCTTTTCTACAAAAACAATTTTTCGCTCACCACACAAGGTTGAAATTTCATCAACCAGTTCCTGATTTCTGACCGACGCGATGTATAAATGCGAAATGTTTTGCACATTATCAACGAAAGAAAACAAATCAGCTGATTCTTCACAGCTATATGGTTCGTTTTCGACATCACTTAATAGGGTATATTTAATTTTGGTGTTACCAATATCGACTAATATCACCTGACTTTCGTCGATATTATTTTCATTAGTTACCACGAAGGCTAACCTCACCACCATGAAAGCGTGTTATGCCGTCTTGAGTTTCAACTAAAAGCGCACCACTGGCGTCAACACCTCGGTCAATACCTGAAAAACGCTTTTCACCCATCTGTAAAACAATGCGTTTATCCGCATAAAGGTCTAACGCCTCCCAGTGCGGAACGAACGGACCGAAGCCTTGTTGCGTAAATTTTGGCAAATAAGCCCACAACGATTTTATAACCTCTGCTGCAAGCTCATTTCTATCGGGTATGGTGCCAAGATACGAAGCTAGGTCGCTGTGGGGCTGACCAACATCATATTGGTTATCAGGAACACACACATTTAGACCAATACCAATAACACAATGTGCGGTAGCACCTATTTGCCCTTCTACTTCAATTAACACACCTGCGAGTTTTTTCCCCTGCAGGTAAATATCATTTGGCCACTTCAGCTCGGCATCGTTAACGCCAAATTCTTTAAGCGCATCACAAACTGCTAATCCAACAAGCAAGGA
The DNA window shown above is from Alteromonas sp. KC3 and carries:
- a CDS encoding type III pantothenate kinase, coding for MVTNENNIDESQVILVDIGNTKIKYTLLSDVENEPYSCEESADLFSFVDNVQNISHLYIASVRNQELVDEISTLCGERKIVFVEKHTEKEAFGIKNSYDNEQKMGVDRWLAMVGAAEKAKNAFFVMDVGTAITVDFVVDGQHLGGWIVPGFHVMKDSLVASTKKVFANDEIPTTFGVGNDTEECVAKGCHAALYGVYLSAVDYISSKRSNFDVILGGGDKKMFAFLKSADNMRLAHLVMQGLARYARSELIK
- the birA gene encoding bifunctional biotin--[acetyl-CoA-carboxylase] ligase/biotin operon repressor BirA is translated as MRQASKAIRKHILALLSDGQFHSGETIAQQVGLSRTAVAGHISQLADWGLDVFKVKGKGYRLERGFPLLSADSIKKHLGNTKRAMIDVESVLPSTNTELKKRIANSRDDLENGDVIFAEIQTAGRGRHGRTWLAPVGGSLTFSMYWSFPDGYQSMAGLSLLVGLAVCDALKEFGVNDAELKWPNDIYLQGKKLAGVLIEVEGQIGATAHCVIGIGLNVCVPDNQYDVGQPHSDLASYLGTIPDRNELAAEVIKSLWAYLPKFTQQGFGPFVPHWEALDLYADKRIVLQMGEKRFSGIDRGVDASGALLVETQDGITRFHGGEVSLRGN